The genomic stretch agagaaaatctAGTCTAGAGAGAAGAAAGTACTAGCAAAAGACACTCCAAAAGAGTCAATGAGTTTTTCTAGATATAATATTACTTggaatttccaagaaatatcctcAGGCAAAACCTTGGCTGGTTATCAGAATATTAAAACAAAACATTTATTTATCCACCTATAGTACTCCATCatgtgttttctttttcttttggtggTGGAGGTGGAGTGGCTCTCTCTGTCCCTTTTGTTTTTCAATCGATATTGGAATTCTAATTAATTTGAATTCGAATAGCGTAAAAAGAAATTTTAGGTCTTTTTAAGTCGAGAGTCTTTGAAAATAGTTTCTTTATATCCTCAAAATAAGAGTAACATCTACATACACATTATTTTTTTATTGAatcattattattgttgttgttattgtatcaCATAAAACTTATTAAAAGCAGAAGTATAGCTTAAATGTGGAAAGATCCTAATTCTTACCTATTTCACCACAACCTTTGGCGATGGATGTTTCTCTCTTGAATGTGTACAGGTATTTATTTTAGCGTTGTTTTGTTTGCTCATTATTCTTTTGCCTTCAAATACTGGATGTGTAATAATATTATAAACTTACTGACTTAAAATCTTAGTGGAATTAAAAAAGTCATATCAAACACaccaatttcattttttttatgtgTAAAAATAGCATGGGTTAGCCAATTTTCGGACTGATAATCATAAATTAGCCATCGTTTGTAAAGTTATcaaaaatagctactattttaatttaaacataaaaaattccaacataatatactggattaTGAAATTTCtgcgtataaacttccagcatactATGAAATTCCAGCACATTATGCTTGAATTTTTTCGGAAGTTTAAGGGtttttttgttcagattttatcttacataaaaatgactaaatttttattacttttgaaattatggCTATTTTTTAACTGCTAGCTGTAAATCAGGCTACTTCTGATTTCTTTCATGTTTTTTTAAGCACGAACTTAATTAAAACTCTTCGGTATTTCAGattaaattacaaaaataggtagTTAACTTTTAatgaatattattttaataatttacgcTTAGTACTTAGTAGTATAAGATGAGAATAGATGATGTGATTACTCAGTGTGGCATGAAATGTGGAAGTTTTTGTTACAATATTTCTATTAAATGGTAAAGTTGTTGAATATTTCtagttttttttgtttaattaaacatttaaaaTGCGTAAGAACAATTTTGAGCAGTTGAAAGTGACACACCTGcccacaaaaataaaattatttttccttATCTATCCATTTGCTTTTTtacccataaactaattacatttcctactCATAGTAATTTTTGTGGgaaatttttctttattctccaattcttttttatttttatgcttcttttcttcttcttttttcttttgttttcttttctgcttttcttttttctcgttttcttcttatttctttcatttttccttttctaatttcatttaacttcttatttttttatattctttttctcttcataatctaatttcatttaccgttttcactattttttattattcttttttttatacaATAAGAAAAATAATTGATATAGTAAATATTTGTTCATCTTTTTTTAATATAACTGGTATAATAtacctttttctcattttttaaattcaattattaaactgaaataatatcagttgtcacTTGATCTAATATACTGAATATCACATTGACTGTTGTTGAGCACCATAAATTACATAATCAGATTCTAAGAATCAACACGTGATTGCCATGCAAACCTTGATCTCCTTCCCTATAAATATCAATACACACTTTACCATTAGCAGTAACACAACCAGTTATAGAGCAAGAAAACATAATCTACGGCAACCAAATCTCCATATATACTAGTTAGGataaaatgataataaaatattaaaaaatacaaCAAAAGTATAAGTAGCGAAAAAGACTTCTAGTACCATGTGATACCAATATGGTATATATGTATACCAACATAGCATATGAATTCTCTAGAATATTGCTACAACTATCTGCGACTATACTACTCTACCAAAACATTAAAGGACTcaataaaagtatgagaaaattaCATGCTCGTATTGCAATCTAAATATTCGCAAAACAACTTGTTCATTTCGTATACTAAGAGGGTATATAGTTGTATGGGGTTATTCCAACAATTGCTTATAACTATAAAAACTATTAATACACATAATTTATGTCCATCGGCACTCAAAAATTCCAGCATTATTGCAACTCATGTTGatataaataatttcataatagaattcacttaaaatACAGCTAAAACAACCAAAATAATGTTCAAACTACCATATCATACCAATATGGTATATAACTATACCAACATGGTACACAGTTTTACTAGTTAATTCCCGATAActatatgactatactactattacataacacatgcataaagagaaaaataaaaaaatagtgcaccacatattaatataataaggtatttcaagatattgtactatattactattattaaaagaaaatcaaatattgtaccaattaaatgcaactaatacaaccaaaaaataattcaactagcatatgataccaatatagtatatatCTATACTAATAGGGTATATAGTTGGAATGAATTGTATACTAAAACGATATATTTGTATACTATTTGGGTATACAATACAAATTCGTCTTCTTCTCTGATTCAactatatttcaacccaaatttcTAAAATTTACTACAAAATCTCCACCAAATTGACTAAAATTTTAGCTACAACCTTCAGTCAACTTTCCAAACTAACCCATACAGGATCAGATCAAAACAATTAAAAACTCAAATAAACCAAGTTatgagtttcaagcttcaaggtcCGTCAATGGTGGATTTAAATTTTTGTACAATAAATCTCCAAAAATATGTAACTTTTATCTCTTAAGAAAGCTATAGAAAAGAGATACTAAAGAAGTTCAATGCCTATTTATACGAATGCCTCAAGTTCGACTGCATGCCAATTTTCTctttataaatatataaattttacttTGTCAGGAACAAAATTAACTAATTGAACAAAAAgcgaataaaagaaaaagaaccaAAAGGAAGAACAAATAATAGAAGAACCTAACTCGTCTTTTAGACTAAGTTTTGCGTGAAAAAGGAATCTTTAAAATTGGAGACTCGTTATTATTTGAAACAGCGAATTTTATTATTGAAATTGGATTGGAATTTCTTTTAGCAATAAGCTTTACTCCTGATTCAGCTCACAGTTACAATTATTAAACCATTTGGGCGGGTAAATAGTATTGATTGCATCGGTAGGAAAAGTAAATAGTTTAGGTATAAATATTTAAGGGTAAATAATTTGAATTTAATGGGTATAAAATGAGATTATAgatattttgttatttttgtgcgTGTTTTGATGACATAACCAAAAAATGCAAATGATGGGAAAACAATTAGCAGTATTTAGATAAAAAGACTTTTTGACGTACCAATTGAGGACATATAATTGGACTATTTTCCGTTTACAATCTAAACTATGATGGGGGAGAAAAGGTACACCCTTAAACTATGGAAATACGGTCATAATGAATGAAGAAATTTGCGTAATAGATGGAAACTATGTAAGGCCAATATTAATCGTGTATCTAAATAAAGTTATCTCTGTATGACCTATAAATTGCTGGTTTGAACTGTAGAAGTCGCCATTAATGCGTATATTAAAATAGGTTGTTTACACCTTTAGAAGTGTGGCACTTCCCTGCATAAATACAAAATGTATTGTACATCAGGCTGCCCTTTATCTAAATAACTATACATGGAAAGTATATAGTATTATATATCTTAACTCCTTAATTATTTCCTTTTACGGAGAAGTTAGTTTTTCTTAGTAAGGTTGGAGGATATTGGACAGGGGAGGACCACATGGAGTCAAGAGGGTTCATATGAACCCGTTTCATCAAAAAATAACACTGTATATGTAGATATATTTTTTCTGTCTTCAAAAAGCAaaggtataaatataattttgaacCAACTTTATACAAGTAAATTGTGTAACCTATTGGTAAAGAGAGTTTAGATTTTCCACATGGTCCTGATTTCGAAACCAGCTAGTCTCATATGAcctccatttttgttttttgaacccccttggtCCGCCACTGATATTGGATGTTGTATGGTGCTACTTACTCAAATTCTTCCCATTTAATATGACAATATTATAGTCAAAATATtaagttttaaattattttgatcCTCGTTGAAaccgttttttttttcttgactGGAGATTGTAACTTCTGAGAGGGGTCAATTAATACAAAGACACTTTTAATACAATGTAATATGGTTGGGAAAATATCAGCTATGTTCATTTATAAGTAGTTTATTACGAAAATTaaccaattcataaaatattattaatattagccaattagctatttgtagcaaaaaaaagggttaaatttttgctttattttgagTCGGTGTTACTAGAATAGATTGGATACATCTTAAGGAACTTTAATCtcggttttgggatgatttggtggagttttgaggtggtttgaattaaaaatttgaagtagtagatgaacatgaaaaaaattatatgtgtatcatatttgtatcaaatgtgtatcacatgtatatccatgtatacgtGCGTGTGAGATACATgtgtgatacatgtttgatataTGTGTCGctgaagaattttttgaactcaaTTTTAACTACGAATTTTAATACTAAATTAGTCCAAATCACCTTCAATCTtcatcaaattttgtatattgactcatctatatgttttcaacgAATTTCAATCATACCCATTAAAAAAACTAATTTTTTGCttagaattttggaattttgtatatatatatattttttgtatttcatcacctaatttgctacctcatccataaaAATTTCTTTCCATCTTatatctaatgttgctaatcacaCTTAAAAATATGGATGAAGATCTTTGTTTGTGATTCTTGgagaaaaaaaatcttatttttgggtttttaatttttaatatgtGTTTGGCTAATTTTGGTAAGTTTATGATTAATGGCTACATGTTGGTAAGTTGAAATTTTTTGGGGATATTTCTGTAAAATTCCCTACGGTTGAGGGCTGGGCTGTCCTAAGAAAAATTGAGATTTATAGCTTGCTTGgtcaagcttctaaaatcagcttattttgagaagtgcttttctcaaaagtacttttcaaaaaagcatttttggtgagaagcaatttgtgtttggctaattaatttgaaaaacacttttgagcagtaattagtgtttggccaagcttttgaaaactgtttctaagtttgtgtttggctaattaatttaaaaagtacttttgagcagtaattagtgtttgaccaagtttttgaaaactgcttctaagaATCTaaatttgtgtttgactaattaatttaaaaagtacttttgagcagtaattagtgtttgaccaagcttttgaaaactgcttctaagtgttttttttttctcaaaagtgcttctcagaaaagtgtttttggagagaaactatttttttctgcttctcaaaaactgcttttgcttctcctcaaaaacactttttttccttccaaaagtttggtcaaacacctcaatttttggccaaaagtacttttggccaaaaaatcACTTTTGGCCCCCCCAAAAAAGCTTAGCCAAATAGGCTataagtgtatttttctctaaAGTGCTTCTAGAAaaatgcttttggagagaagatacttttttttgcttctcaaaaactgcttctgcttctcttcaaaagtatttttttcttctaaaaaacGCCTCAATTTTtgaccaaaagtacttttggagggAAAAAAAAGCACGGCCAAACAAGCCATTAGTCTAAATTTCTTTATGCAATATATATCTAGTACTACTACATTAATTATCATTGTACAGGTTATTTCGagaaatttaaagaaaactatttcGGCTTCACTTTGAATAaatttcgttttcttttgttgttggtCTCGAGTCAACATCTTATTCTTAGAGTAATCCATATGTAATTGCAAACGTCTTTGTACTAATAAATGCATATGAAACAGGAAGCTCGAATCTTCGAGTAAACGAGTTCGTATGTAAGATTAGAGacatagggtgtgtttggtataacggaaaatttTTTTCGGGGAAAATGTTTTTCAAGAAaatgttttcttggaaaacaagtagtaatcttattcattttttgatgtttggtatgtaaattaaggaaaataattcTCAAgcgtattcataaataatttagatataataaacattaagtcataaactttcaaaccaacaaccttccgaacctaaatttttcataaactttcgaaaccgcgaaatttcgaacccgtaaacttccaaacacataaacctccgaactcataactttgtAACTTGAAAATTTGAACATTTAAAtcgataaataaataaaaattaaaactaaaaaatatattaaaaatatatttttcgggggggggggggggcacaaggaaaaaatagaaatttgaaattacaaaaaaaaagtaataaaaatttcGGGGGATTTGGGGTGGATgggggtgggtggtgcagaaaaacgaaaaaataaaaatttgaaattacaaaaaaaaataaggtaaaaaaataatttttttgcgggggaggggggagggcggggtggtaacggaaaaactgaaatttcGAAGAAAAATAAAAGCCTTTTTTGGAGAGAGGGGTGGAGTGGGTTGGTGAGGgcggggaaggttgagaaggagttttggaaaatgtttttccttctcttgataaggaaaatattttcctctaattggaggaaaatattttcctctacTTGGAGGAAAATGAAtttataagaaaaatatttttcaaaacatttaagccaaccaaacatgggaaaatttgaaaatattttccttcgtatCAAACACAACTTAAGAGCCATTTGGATTAGCTGACTGTATATAGCTGATAAGCTTGAAGTGCTGCAATTGATTTTTCAAATAAGCATTTACATGTTTGAATAGACGTGTTGATGAAACCGGAAGCTCGAATCTTCGAGTAAACGAGTTCGTCTGTAAGATTAGAAACCAAGAGCCCTCTTGGATTAGCTGATTGTAAATAGCTGATAAGCTTGAACCGCTGAAACTGATTTTTTAAATAAGCATTTACATGTTTGGATAGATGTGCTGATGAAACAGGAAGCTCGAATCTTCGAGTAAACGAGTTCGTCTGTAAGATTAGAGACCAATAGTCCGCTTGGATTACCTGATTATAAATAGCTGATAAGTTTGAATTGCTGAAACTGATTTTTTAAATAAACATTTACATGTTTGAATAGACGTGCTGAAACTGATAATAAGCAGTTGATATGTTTAGTAGAAAAGTGCGGAtaagttatttttttattaaaaagacTAGAAATACGCTTAAATATTTTATAAAAGATTATGAATTAAAAAGTTTCCTTGTAGaaaaaatgataaacaacaaatatggaatgaaaagaaaattaaaaaaattatttcgggaaaaatattttgtaaattaaaaaaaaaattattaaggaTAAACTAGTAAAACTCTAGGTCAAACTAAatgtgcttataagctgaaaagTCATAAGTTGGGGGTGATCAACTTATAGATTATGGTTGATTTTAGCTTATACGCACTTTGGATGTTTATCAAACGCGTAGAAaagccaaaaagtgcttataCGCCAGTTTGActagcttataagcttagccaaacaccctctaggtgccaatgtaaagcaaaagtgatACGAGTATTCCTTCAATCTAAATTTATGTGATAGTTTTTGTTTCTCGaaaattaatttaatttcttCCACTCTAAATTGGACTAGACTAACtcaatatattatattataatttaaatgttaaaaaaatacaaaagtgctataaattaaattattatttatttgtacATTCTCcctttataattttaaaattaaaaaaataatcctTTTAGATATTTTATGTGTAAAAGACAGGTCTCTTACTTGTAATAGTAAATCTCtcatatataaaattaaaaataaatttgtaaagaGGTACAAAACTAATTGACAAATTGCTATTTTATTTCAATATGATAAAAAATATGTTTTAATATGTTGGTCAAAGTTCATATTGTTTGAATCTCGAGACGTGAAAAGTATAGGGTGAAATTTAAAACAACCAAATTTATAAGTAGTAAtcgaaaaatagccacaatttcaaaagtaattaaaatttagccatttttcatgtaaagataaatatgaaggaaaacactgttcaaaattcgaaaaatattccagcatattatactggaattccaacataatatgttggaagttcatacacaggtgctccaatctccagtatattatgctggaactttccgtgtgttggagttccaggaTAATATGCTGAGAGTTCATACATAGgcgcaccaatctccagtatattatgctggaactttctgtgctgcagtaaaatagtgactatttttcaatgactttgcaagtgtcacgacccaaatactACATTAGGTCGTGATAACGTCAAACACCGTTGTTAGGTAAGCCAACAATCATCAACTAGTAAATCTTCATTTAAATAATTAATACGTAAAAAACTTTCCTTATTAATAAAGAAATTAGGAGCTTGAAACTTAAGCATAATTAGATGAAAGTAATGATTACGAACTTAGTTCATGATAGTAATCCAAAAATCACAAgcctactaatgtgtgtgccaaaacCTGGTGTTATAAGTATGTgagcaatctagtagaatatacataaccatactatcctACTATCCGGAAAGGAAATAGAAGAGAAAAGTAAAGATATAGAAAGACTCCAGCTGCTGCAGAACGGCTCAGAGGGGCAGCTCACCAGAAGTCTCAACCTAAGGAGTCCACTCTACGCACCGGACTGatggccagatgcacctgcctctaAGCCTGTATAATCAAGTAcaaaagcgtagtatgagtacataaacaatatgtacccagtaagtatccagccTAAcctcgaagtagtgacgagggatcgacTTAACACTTACTTGGGtcaataatataataatatgaagttcaaTATTTTAATTCATAATGTATGTAGGTAACATCAAGCTCAAACAAGAATAATACTGAAATTCCTTTCATCAAATCAATAAATTTAGACACTTTGTTCATTTAAAACAATTGACCTTTCAAGCAATAAATCATACGAATTATAAGGGGTTCTAGTTCTATTATCACACGAAAATACCACCGAGGACGtccgacccgatccaacataaaagtaaaatatGCACTGTCGAGGATCGAACCcgaaccatatatatatatatatatacaattatcaACCTGCCGAGGCGAATGGCCCTCTCCCAAGAGAGTAGTGGAAATAATCACCCTGCTCGCGGAATATACTTGCGACGCGGTTAAGTATAAAAACCATCAACCCCAAAGGCTTACAAGTTCATATTCTAGCTATTAAAGTGATTATCCAACCCCAAAGGCAATATTCCTAAAAtttacccccgggcccacgtgcccggattctgaaaattTTCGAAGGAAATTGTTACTCATCaactaaggatcaagaatatatgatttttacttcattccataactaatttcatggttaaatctcatttttatcaaaaccataGGTTTTGTTCTGAACACATAATTTCCACCAATTTACATGTTGAAATCTACCCATAGACTATGTATTAAAATCACATTACGTAGAAATAACTTACTTCACAAAGCTAGGTTGAAATCTCCCCTTTTGAAGCTCCCATATCGCCCAAGTATGGAgtaaaatgtgtcaaaaatgaaacaactcccgtattaaatgaaggtcactgccttcagcgatttccgcatctgcgatctcgCTTCTGCTGGCAAGTGTCCGCTTCTGCGAAAATCGACTGGGCCAACTGGGGCCGTTTCTGCGGAAggcccaccgcatctgcggttccgcttctgcagAGGAGGGGCCGCATCTGTGGTTCCTAGGCTTCTTacccttggccgcatctgcgagtcGTTTCCCACACTTTCGGGCTCGCATTTGTGGTTGGCCAACCGctggtgcggttatgacagcagctgGAGCTTTAGCTCTTCCTCCAATTTTTCAACTtaactcgagcctcgtccgattgacgcttgAGGACCCCGGGGCCTCGcctgaacataccgacaagtttgaaatgaTAAAACGAACTCGCTCGAACCCTTTGAACACCGGgaacaacattaaaactaggaatcacaccctaaaaccaattgattcaaacttatgatcttcaagttcttcaatttacttccaatgtgACGAAAtacacttatactactcggattgacaccaaattttgcgtgcaagtttTAAATGACATTACAGAACTATTCCCGGTCTCGGAATTCCGTTCGGAACTCGATATCACAAAAAcctgctccaaaccaaatttaaaaaacttctaaaatcttcaagaaccaactttcactattatgcGCTAAAAtgctctcgggtcatccaaaacccaatccagacatacgcctaagtacgaaatcatcatacgaacttattgaAACCGTCAAATCTCGATGccggggtcgtttgctcaaaatattgatcgaagtcaaacttgACATTTTAATCTAACCTTAAGGAATAAAGTGtttcgatttcaacccaaactcttccaaatcccgaaccaaccatcccctcaagtcataaattagttaaagcaagtatgcaaagtcttatttaggggaacaaggTTCTAGAAAAcaaaacgactagtcgggtcgttacattcttcacctcttaaacaaacgttcgtcctcgaacgggtttagattcatacctgaagtgctaAACAAGTGtagatatctgctccgcatgtcctactcggactcccaggtcgcctcgactggttggcccctccactagaCCTTcaccgcagaaatcctcttggatctcaactggcgatcttgtctatcaacaatggcaactagctcctcctcataacccaagttctcatctagctgaatagtactgaagtctagcACCTGAGACAAGTCGGCGTGATACCTctgaagcatagacacatgaaaaactggatgaaccCCTGATAGGCTGGGAgataaagcaagctcataagcaatctCCCCAACTCGCCTCGACACCATAAATGgacctataaaccttgggctcaacttgctcttcatcccgaatctcataatacccttcatcggcgtcactttcaagagaaccttcttgccgaccatgaatgatacatcccGCGTCTTCTGATCtgtataactcttctgtctggattgtgctgtgcgaagtctttcctgaatcaactttaccttttccaagcaTCTTTCACCAAGTCAGTACCGTACAACTTAGACTCGCCAggatcaaaccacccgataggagaacgacatcgccgaccatataaagccttaaatGGATCCATCtcaatgttggactgataactgttgttgtaagcaaactcggccaaaggcaagaactgatcccactgctctccaaagtcaatcacacatgctctcagcatgtcctctaatatctgaactgtccgtcggtctgaggatggaatgttgtgtTGAGCTCCACACgagtccccaactcactctgaacagctctccaaaaatgtg from Nicotiana sylvestris chromosome 12, ASM39365v2, whole genome shotgun sequence encodes the following:
- the LOC138883984 gene encoding uncharacterized protein — its product is MLRACVIDFGEQWDQFLPLAEFAYNNSYQSNIEMDPFKALYGRRCRSPIGWFDPGESKLYGTDLVKDAWKRQKSYTDQKTRDVSFMVGKKVLLKVTPMKGIMRFGMKSKLSPRFIGPFMVSRRVGEIAYELALSPSLSGVHPVFHVSMLQRYHADLSQVLDFSTIQLDENLGYEEELVAIVDRQDRQLRSKRISAVKV